Proteins from a genomic interval of Procambarus clarkii isolate CNS0578487 chromosome 45, FALCON_Pclarkii_2.0, whole genome shotgun sequence:
- the LOC123770057 gene encoding uncharacterized protein, whose amino-acid sequence MASLPAPRKKLHVREEFASPLPVPVGSPAGVAVNSSTWHYYTACYEDGIVTVPDPEHAASLWHNGYFGHGRYVYSDDDNTFLPKKRWKLIEADGLRGESWFKGQHRANSNANKIVSEEVEVESLSCSDQKNSSQSEAPEIISSDSSDSVIEIVDPEIKKCSRTVLTLNTERERTFNDSDPMAPDGYLQLLPEEALFLAYALGCLIVSKKETGMKNKNGKRSSSPHTYVSEMTIDSLWSTFTDDDPKFPIKYAVYHHYRTKGWVVKSGLKFGADWVLYPVGPPFYHSQYTIMIQCVWADTLDKDETLSWRELSWINISATERMNNQVNKTPLISMVLRPRSLSGEKMKRIECLKELVIKEVLLSRWNPNDNELQANKSR is encoded by the exons ATGGCATCCCTTCCAGCACCTCGTAAGAAGCTCCATGTACGCGAAGAATTTGCTAGCCCATTGCCTGTTCCAGTGGGATCGCCTGCTGGTGTGGCAGTCAATTCTTCTACATGGCATTACTACACAGCGTGCTATGAGGATGGCATTGTTACTGTCCCTGATCCAGAGCATGCTGCCTCTCTCTGGCACAAT ggatacttTGGGCATGGCAGATATGTTTATAGCGATGATGACAATACATTCCTACCAAAAAAACGATGGAAGCTAATTGAGGCAGATGGTTTAAGGGGTGAATCATGGTTTAAGGGGCAGCACAGAGCCAATAGCAATGCCAATAAGATAGTTTCTGAAGAGGTGGAAGTAGAGTCACTGTCATGCAGTGATCAGAAAAACTCGTCTCAAAGTGAAGCCCCTGAAATCATAAGTTCTGATAGTAGTGACAGTGTAATTGAAATTGTAGATCCAGAGATTAAGAAATGCTCTAGGACAGTTTTGACTCTTAACACTGAACGAGAAAGAACATTTAATGACTCGGATCCCATGGCTCCTGATGGATATCTCCAGCTGTTACCAGAAGAAGCTCTGTTTCTCGCTTATGCTCTCGGCTGTCTAATTGTTTCCAAAAAGGAGACAGGGATGAAAAATAAGAATGGCAAGCGAAGTTCATCTCCACATACTTATGTTTCTGAGATGACAATTGATAGTTTATGGAGTACTTTCACGGATGATGATCCCAAGTTTCCAATAAAATATGCTGTATATCATCACTACAGGACTAAAGGATGGGTGGTGAAGTCTGGTCTCAAGTTTGGTGCCGACTGGG TTCTGTACCCAGTGGGCCCTCCATTCTACCATTCTCAGTACACCATCATGATCCAGTGTGTATGGGCAGACACTCTTGACAAGGACGAGACTTTGTCATGGCGGGAACTGTCATGGATAAATATTTCTGCAACCGAGCGCATGAATAACCAGGTTAATAAG ACCCCGTTAATATCTATGGTTCTTCGACCAAGAAGTCTAAGTGGTGAGAAAATGAAAAGGATCGAATGTCTGAAGGAGCTTGTTATCAAAGAAGTATTGCTGTCAAGATGGAATCCCAATGATAATGAACTACAAGCTAATAAGTCAAGATAG